The Salvelinus alpinus chromosome 28, SLU_Salpinus.1, whole genome shotgun sequence genome includes a window with the following:
- the LOC139557175 gene encoding tumor necrosis factor receptor superfamily member 6B-like → MHPLTNCFLPLLVFALCGGSVPESGAHTPTYIWKDDATGDSLTCDLCAPGTYLLRHCTKDRKSDCGPCPRSHYTEIWNYIERCQYCNRFCTADEIESVPCTQLHNRQCECKDGFYMRHGSCSRHRRCTPGEGVISDGTAHTDVKCEPCPVGFFSAESSSRKTCQKFSVCAPSRTTIPGNAMNDVYCSACTNGSRTHEDEAICDGELMEFLALQILTPRKDKRLVAVLRRSAGKATTKNATVLDLLKTIKNKPGKPFAIQMRDILNTDRLLHLRTKVNKWFPHMNL, encoded by the exons ATGCATCCG CTGACAAATTGTTTTCTGCCTCTCCTGGTATTTGCGCTCTGTGGTGGCAGCGTGCCAGAGTCAGGCGCTCACACACCGACTTATATCTGGAAAGATGACGCGACAGGGGATTCCCTTACTTGCGACCTATGCGCTCCTGGAACTTACTTACTGAGGCATTGCACAAAGGACCGCAAGAGCGACTGCGGACCTTGTCCAAGGTCCCACTACACAGAGATCTGGAACTACATCGAGCGGTGTCAATACTGCAATCGTTTTTGCACGGCTGATGAGATTGAAAGCGTGCCGTGCACCCAACTGCACAACCGACAGTGCGAGTGCAAGGACGGGTTTTACATGAGACATGGGTCATGTTCAAGGCACAGAAGGTGTACACCCGGGGAAGGGGTCATCTCCGATG GAACCGCACACACTGATGTGAAATGTGAACCTTGCCCAGTGGGCTTCTTCTCTGCAGAGTCCTCCAGTAggaaaacatgtcagaagttttcTGTGTGTGCCCCAAGTCGCACCACTATACCTGGCAATGCCATGAATGATGTTTACTGCTCAGCATGTACGAATGGTTCAAGAACACATGAAG ATGAAGCTATATGTGATGGGGAGTTGATGGAATTCCTGGCACTACAGATCCTCACACCAAGAAAGGACAAAAGACTGGTGGCTGTGCTCAGGAGGAGTGCTGGTAAAGCCACAACCAAAAATGCAACTGTACTAGACCTCCTCAAAACTATTAAGAACAAACCTGGCAAACCTTTTGCTATTCAAATGCGTGATATCCTGAACACAGACAGGCTGCTCCATTTAAGAACTAAAGTCAACAAATGGTTTCCTCATATGAATTTATAG